In Thermus antranikianii DSM 12462, one DNA window encodes the following:
- a CDS encoding response regulator transcription factor: MARILLVEDEPLVAHMVRRILERAGHQVDWASSGQAALEKLSEPYDLVVCDLVMPGVSGLEVIQRMRALGLSTPILALSASVSEKSRREALEAGAQAFLGKPFETQTLLAQVDRLLAREEG, encoded by the coding sequence ATGGCCCGCATCCTTCTGGTTGAGGACGAACCCTTGGTGGCCCATATGGTGCGCCGCATTCTGGAGCGGGCTGGGCACCAGGTGGACTGGGCCTCTTCCGGCCAGGCGGCCTTGGAGAAGCTTTCCGAACCCTACGATCTCGTGGTGTGCGATCTGGTGATGCCCGGGGTATCGGGCCTCGAGGTGATCCAGAGGATGCGGGCCTTGGGTCTTTCCACGCCCATTCTGGCCCTTTCCGCCAGCGTTTCCGAGAAAAGCCGGCGGGAGGCCCTCGAGGCGGGGGCGCAAGCCTTCCTGGGCAAGCCCTTTGAAACCCAGACCCTGTTGGCTCAGGTGGACCGGCTGTTGGCCCGGGAAGAAGGGTAA
- a CDS encoding ATP-binding protein, whose amino-acid sequence MRTSGQLEILGRFQRALLRDLEPVQILRNLLEVATEEGVERAALFLYHRETRELVGEVASGRGRHYTVSAIALPLYAKGHVQEAFFAEGPVQRGEEWLLPVVGEEASYCWADPEARCTVRPRATRETRFLVCPSCAYFSPKGVLSLEGVPQALRPLLPLLAQLTALALKNGELLSERNRALAGLSRHAEALSHVSALAREVVKALEPAAVLETLAQALSERFGFFRVTVALVKGEEGKDYLEGYLTVRGKDLYWTEGISRIRLPLASSPDPLAKVVRERRTLVLGRESLPPHVAQEMGPSVAFVPILAEEEALGAVAVDHGPGGPGVGEAEVRYVELLTGVAGVALRNAQLYREKKELSLALAAERGRLFQVLEELPDGVVVLFGSEGFANGKARQALSVGSTVSLEDLPAALEPALEGGRLEFSLGGAAYSVRGKQVGEMRVLVLHDITERTRMERALREQVAFTQTLVDLAKEALRQPGLAPLTEAIVKRLQVLFSADEGLLLAEEGGSQRVLYSTCTLPGPLPRPNLLEKALMEGEPLGAEVLEAQDCGVAQMLGLKSALVVPFRAGGFRGGLLLGFRQERRFPDRLLSRLVQVGTLLALVLEKARFLELVEAEEERLKALLEHSQDVVYVLDGEGLIRYVSASVRPVLGYDPEGYKKAPLRALDFVHPEDRGIAEALFRELLRHPGEVRTGEFRVLHADGTPIPVEAWGRNLLADPRVQGVVVDLHDLRPRLEAERLKGEFIAAVSHELRTPLAVIMGLAELLREEGLSPSAQESADLILESAFRLKTMVDNLLDTSRLEAGRFEVSRRPVNLRPLLQDLARSFQGVARLSGVEFQVALEELPLLEADPDRVVQVVGNLLSNAFKFTPPGGRVYLRARQEGDKVVLEVEDTGPGIPEEELSKLFQRYARAKNAQTRGVSGTGLGLFISKHIVEAHGGRIEVESEEGKGSLFRVILPLYGPHPSG is encoded by the coding sequence TATTAAGAGATCTAGAGCCTGTGCAAATACTCCGGAACCTCCTCGAGGTGGCCACGGAGGAGGGAGTGGAGCGGGCAGCCCTCTTCCTCTACCACCGGGAAACCCGGGAGCTGGTGGGGGAGGTAGCCTCGGGCCGGGGCCGCCACTACACGGTTTCCGCCATCGCCCTTCCCCTATATGCAAAAGGGCATGTGCAGGAGGCCTTTTTCGCCGAAGGTCCCGTGCAGCGGGGAGAGGAATGGCTTTTGCCGGTGGTGGGGGAGGAGGCCTCGTACTGCTGGGCCGATCCCGAGGCCCGCTGCACGGTCCGCCCCCGGGCCACCCGGGAGACCCGCTTCCTGGTCTGTCCTAGCTGCGCTTACTTTTCGCCCAAGGGGGTGTTGAGCCTGGAGGGAGTTCCCCAGGCCCTGAGGCCTCTTCTGCCCCTTCTCGCCCAGCTCACGGCCCTGGCTTTGAAAAACGGCGAACTCCTGTCGGAGCGAAACCGGGCTTTGGCCGGGCTTTCCCGCCACGCGGAGGCCCTTTCCCACGTGAGCGCCTTGGCCCGGGAGGTGGTCAAGGCCCTGGAACCCGCTGCCGTGCTGGAAACCCTGGCCCAGGCCCTTTCGGAGCGCTTCGGCTTCTTCCGGGTGACCGTGGCCCTGGTGAAGGGGGAGGAGGGCAAGGATTACCTGGAGGGCTACCTCACCGTGCGGGGAAAAGACCTTTACTGGACGGAGGGCATCAGCCGCATCCGCCTGCCTTTGGCTTCTTCCCCAGATCCCCTGGCCAAGGTGGTGCGGGAACGGAGGACCCTGGTTCTGGGAAGGGAAAGCCTGCCCCCGCACGTGGCCCAGGAGATGGGTCCAAGTGTCGCCTTTGTTCCTATTCTGGCTGAGGAAGAGGCCTTGGGGGCAGTGGCCGTGGACCACGGGCCTGGGGGGCCAGGGGTGGGTGAGGCGGAGGTGCGCTACGTGGAGCTCCTCACGGGCGTGGCGGGGGTAGCCCTCAGGAATGCCCAGCTTTACCGGGAAAAGAAGGAGCTTTCCCTGGCCTTAGCTGCGGAGCGGGGGCGGCTTTTCCAGGTGCTGGAGGAGCTTCCCGACGGGGTGGTGGTGCTTTTCGGTTCCGAGGGTTTTGCCAACGGGAAGGCCCGCCAGGCGCTTTCCGTGGGGTCCACGGTGTCCCTCGAGGACCTTCCCGCGGCCCTGGAGCCCGCCTTGGAAGGAGGGAGGCTGGAGTTCAGTCTGGGAGGGGCCGCGTATAGCGTCCGCGGAAAGCAGGTGGGGGAGATGCGGGTCTTGGTTCTCCACGACATCACCGAGCGCACCCGCATGGAGCGGGCCCTGAGGGAGCAGGTGGCCTTCACCCAGACCTTGGTGGACCTGGCCAAGGAAGCCTTGCGCCAGCCGGGGCTTGCTCCCTTGACCGAGGCCATCGTCAAGCGCCTGCAAGTCCTCTTCAGCGCGGATGAGGGGTTGCTCTTGGCGGAGGAGGGGGGTAGCCAAAGGGTGCTTTACAGCACTTGCACCCTTCCCGGACCCCTTCCCCGGCCCAACCTTCTGGAGAAAGCCCTGATGGAGGGAGAGCCGCTGGGGGCGGAGGTCCTGGAGGCCCAGGATTGCGGGGTGGCGCAGATGCTGGGCCTTAAGAGCGCCTTGGTGGTTCCCTTCCGGGCGGGAGGATTCCGGGGTGGGCTTCTGCTGGGCTTTCGGCAGGAGAGGCGCTTTCCTGATAGACTTCTCTCCCGCCTGGTTCAAGTGGGGACCCTGCTGGCTTTGGTGTTGGAAAAGGCCCGCTTTTTGGAACTGGTGGAGGCCGAGGAGGAGCGCCTTAAGGCTCTTTTGGAGCACTCCCAGGACGTGGTTTACGTGCTGGATGGGGAAGGGCTTATCCGTTATGTGAGCGCCAGCGTGCGCCCGGTGCTGGGCTATGACCCCGAGGGGTACAAGAAGGCTCCCTTGAGGGCCTTGGACTTCGTCCACCCCGAGGACCGGGGGATAGCGGAGGCCCTATTCCGCGAGCTTTTGCGCCACCCAGGGGAGGTGCGCACCGGGGAGTTCCGGGTCCTTCACGCGGACGGCACCCCGATTCCCGTGGAGGCCTGGGGGCGGAACCTTCTGGCTGACCCCCGGGTGCAGGGGGTGGTGGTGGACCTGCACGACCTGCGCCCCAGGCTGGAGGCCGAGCGGCTTAAGGGGGAGTTCATCGCCGCCGTAAGCCACGAGCTCCGCACCCCTTTGGCGGTGATCATGGGCCTAGCCGAGCTTCTTCGGGAGGAGGGGCTTTCCCCCTCAGCCCAGGAATCAGCGGACCTCATCCTGGAAAGCGCCTTCCGGCTCAAGACCATGGTGGATAACCTTCTGGATACGAGCCGCCTCGAGGCCGGCCGCTTTGAGGTGAGCCGAAGACCCGTGAACCTGAGGCCCCTTCTTCAGGACTTAGCCAGGAGCTTCCAGGGCGTGGCCCGGCTTTCCGGGGTGGAGTTCCAGGTGGCTTTGGAGGAGCTTCCCCTTTTGGAGGCGGACCCCGACCGGGTGGTTCAGGTGGTGGGAAACCTCCTTTCCAACGCCTTCAAGTTCACCCCGCCGGGCGGGCGGGTCTACCTTCGGGCCCGGCAGGAAGGGGACAAGGTGGTCCTGGAAGTGGAGGACACGGGCCCCGGCATTCCCGAGGAGGAGCTTTCCAAGCTCTTCCAGCGCTACGCCCGGGCCAAGAACGCCCAGACCCGGGGGGTTTCGGGCACGGGGCTTGGCCTTTTCATTTCCAAGCACATCGTGGAGGCCCATGGGGGCCGGATTGAGGTGGAAAGCGAGGAGGGAAAAGGAAGCCTCTTTAGGGTTATCCTACCCCTATATGGCCCGCATCCTTCTGGTTGA